In Paenibacillus sonchi, a single genomic region encodes these proteins:
- the proC gene encoding pyrroline-5-carboxylate reductase: MAAKRIHFIGGGQMAEAIIRAVIGKGAYKAAQISVADVNEERNLYLKNTYGVHAAVSQAAELGEADLIIIAVRPQDDLAEVGRLIAEHAAGQAAVLSIVAGVSIARLGGYAGAERPIIRVIPNTLTDTGLGYSGAALNGFADKAQVDDFLNAFGKVLYLEEAQIDIFTGYGVAGPNYVYYFIESLADAGVLAGLPREQAWQVALENVEGAVAMLRHSGKHPRQLLNINNSPGGVGIHALYELNNSDFAAGLQRSVKAAVKRTTELGQVHP, encoded by the coding sequence ATGGCGGCAAAAAGAATTCATTTTATCGGGGGCGGCCAAATGGCCGAGGCGATCATTCGGGCGGTTATCGGCAAAGGCGCCTATAAGGCCGCGCAGATCAGCGTGGCGGATGTGAATGAAGAGCGCAACCTCTATTTGAAAAACACCTACGGTGTTCACGCTGCTGTATCCCAGGCAGCGGAGCTGGGTGAGGCGGATCTGATCATCATTGCGGTGCGGCCGCAGGATGATCTGGCAGAGGTCGGCAGGCTGATTGCCGAACATGCGGCAGGCCAGGCTGCGGTATTGTCGATCGTGGCCGGAGTGAGCATTGCCAGGCTGGGCGGGTATGCGGGTGCGGAACGCCCGATTATCCGGGTGATTCCGAATACGCTGACCGATACCGGCCTGGGCTACAGCGGTGCGGCTTTGAACGGTTTTGCCGACAAAGCCCAGGTGGATGACTTCCTGAACGCCTTTGGCAAGGTGCTGTATCTGGAAGAAGCGCAGATTGATATCTTTACCGGCTACGGGGTGGCCGGGCCGAATTATGTCTATTATTTCATCGAGTCCCTGGCCGATGCCGGAGTGCTTGCCGGTCTGCCCCGGGAACAGGCCTGGCAGGTCGCGCTGGAGAATGTGGAAGGGGCCGTTGCCATGCTGCGCCACAGCGGCAAGCATCCGCGCCAGCTTCTCAACATCAACAATTCTCCGGGCGGCGTCGGTATCCATGCCCTGTATGAGCTGAACAACAGCGATTTCGCAGCCGGGCTGCAGCGCAGTGTCAAGGCTGCCGTGAAGCGCACGACAGAGCTGGGGCAGGTACATCCATGA
- a CDS encoding sensor histidine kinase, whose translation MRLFLKDQRPLLLFYLLQMILVPVLYYLSGESRPLSIILYGMALSAAVLLVYLVYRYIQHHKLYSRLAQPAAAPGELPAPLDDAPLPEAVGELLQVTHRHYQEQLQSHISRMDQHIIFINRWVHQMKTPLSVIQLTLQELDDEAAGSIQEELERLRKGLEMVIYTSRLERFEDDFQVQSLPLRRIISEAVAENRRLFIRRGIKVDIRVDESLTVYSDAKWLMFMLTQILVNAVNYTSGSGKTVAVTAQAMGKDIQLDITDQGIGISSEDLKRVFNPYFTGERGRQYHESTGMGLYLVREICSRLGHKVGLESKPGEGTTVRIIFNGTGLQ comes from the coding sequence GTGAGGCTGTTCCTCAAGGACCAGCGGCCGCTGCTGCTCTTTTATCTGCTGCAGATGATCCTCGTTCCGGTTCTGTATTATTTGTCCGGCGAATCCAGGCCGCTGTCGATCATCCTGTATGGAATGGCCCTTAGCGCTGCGGTTCTTCTCGTCTATCTGGTGTACCGATATATCCAGCATCATAAGCTGTACAGCCGCCTGGCCCAGCCGGCCGCCGCACCCGGCGAGCTGCCTGCTCCGCTGGATGATGCACCGCTGCCCGAAGCCGTGGGCGAACTGCTCCAGGTGACTCACCGCCACTATCAGGAGCAGCTCCAGAGCCATATCAGCCGGATGGATCAGCATATCATTTTTATCAACCGCTGGGTACACCAGATGAAGACTCCGCTGTCCGTTATCCAGCTTACGCTGCAGGAGCTGGACGATGAGGCGGCAGGCAGCATTCAGGAAGAGCTTGAACGGCTGCGCAAGGGGCTGGAGATGGTCATTTACACTTCCCGCCTGGAGCGGTTTGAGGATGACTTTCAGGTGCAGTCTCTGCCGCTGCGCCGGATCATCAGCGAGGCGGTAGCTGAGAACCGCAGGCTGTTCATCCGCAGAGGCATCAAGGTTGATATCCGGGTGGATGAAAGTTTGACCGTCTACAGCGATGCCAAATGGCTGATGTTCATGCTGACCCAGATTCTGGTCAATGCCGTGAACTATACTTCCGGGTCAGGCAAAACCGTTGCCGTCACGGCACAGGCCATGGGCAAAGACATCCAACTTGACATTACGGATCAGGGCATCGGCATTTCCTCTGAAGATCTGAAAAGGGTATTTAATCCCTACTTCACGGGTGAGCGCGGACGGCAGTATCATGAATCGACCGGGATGGGCCTGTATCTGGTCCGCGAGATTTGCAGCCGTCTCGGCCATAAGGTCGGCCTGGAGTCCAAGCCCGGAGAGGGAACCACGGTGCGAATTATTTTTAACGGAACTGGCCTCCAATAA
- a CDS encoding response regulator transcription factor, whose translation METILIVEDDAKLADLLDAYLSKYDFHTVVVEDFNRVLETFEQAAPSLVLLDVNLPRYDGFYWCRQLRKSSLCPILFISARDSGMDQVMALENGGDDYITKPFQYEVVLAKIRSHLRRAYGSYAQNQEERKLETGGLTLLPERYIIQYAGQSAELTQKEAVLLEALMLKEGRVVTRERLLDLMWEDQHFIDDNTLNVYITRVRKKLKDLGLEEIVETVRGAGYRLSASGDSL comes from the coding sequence ATGGAAACGATTCTGATTGTTGAGGATGACGCCAAGCTGGCGGACCTGCTGGATGCCTATCTCTCCAAATATGATTTCCACACGGTAGTTGTGGAGGATTTCAACCGGGTGCTGGAGACCTTTGAGCAAGCGGCTCCCAGCCTGGTGCTCCTGGATGTCAATCTCCCCAGATATGACGGGTTCTATTGGTGCCGCCAGCTGCGCAAGTCTTCGCTGTGCCCGATTCTGTTCATCTCTGCCCGTGACAGCGGAATGGATCAGGTAATGGCGCTGGAGAACGGCGGCGACGATTACATTACCAAACCCTTTCAATATGAGGTGGTGCTGGCCAAAATCCGCAGCCATCTGCGCAGAGCCTACGGCTCGTATGCCCAGAACCAGGAGGAGCGCAAGCTGGAGACGGGGGGCCTTACCCTTTTGCCGGAAAGGTATATCATTCAGTATGCCGGCCAATCCGCAGAGCTTACCCAGAAGGAAGCCGTGCTGCTGGAAGCGCTAATGCTCAAGGAAGGGCGGGTTGTCACCCGTGAACGGCTGCTTGATCTGATGTGGGAGGACCAGCATTTTATTGATGACAATACCTTGAATGTATATATTACACGGGTGCGGAAGAAGCTCAAGGATCTGGGGCTTGAGGAAATCGTGGAAACGGTCAGAGGCGCAGGCTACAGGCTGAGCGCTTCCGGAGACAGCCTGTGA
- a CDS encoding SLC45 family MFS transporter yields the protein MKKVWLLGFGFFSISITWSLYNAFVPFFLEKYVHSVALISFMMTIDNYFALFLQPWIGNRSDRTATRFGRRMPYLMIGMPLAAVLTMLIPFHSGLFTLLLFMMLMNLAMSLYRSPTVALMPDITPEHQRTKANGLINFMGGVGSILAFGAGSYLYDSSPVLPFVAAGLITLLCLFIVSRFIKEGRDGVNTAAANAPAGPAADTALQPGELVLPLSRPARVSLKKQLDRTTVWLLAAIFFWFVAYQGVETLFTLYGKHHLGLSEQAASFSLTFFSLAFVIFAIPSGWLGGRFGKKPVIILGVCGLMAVFALVGFAENVLLLRGLLLLGGIFWACININSYPFVVATGNEESIGTRTGIYYLVSSLAAITSPPLLGLLIDLTDYSTLFYAATASMAFALVCLLLMKGRARAVNTVHSNKA from the coding sequence GTGAAAAAAGTCTGGCTGCTTGGCTTCGGCTTTTTCAGCATCAGCATTACATGGAGCTTGTACAATGCGTTTGTTCCTTTTTTTCTGGAAAAATATGTGCATAGCGTCGCCCTGATCAGCTTCATGATGACCATCGATAATTATTTCGCACTGTTTCTGCAGCCGTGGATCGGCAACCGCAGCGACCGTACGGCGACCCGCTTCGGGCGCAGAATGCCCTATTTGATGATCGGCATGCCACTGGCTGCCGTGCTGACTATGTTGATTCCGTTCCACAGCGGACTATTCACTCTCCTGCTGTTCATGATGCTGATGAATCTGGCCATGAGCCTGTACCGGTCGCCAACGGTGGCGCTGATGCCGGACATCACGCCGGAGCATCAGCGCACCAAGGCCAACGGGCTGATTAACTTTATGGGCGGAGTAGGTTCCATTCTCGCTTTTGGCGCAGGGTCCTATCTTTACGATTCGAGCCCCGTGCTGCCATTCGTGGCGGCTGGCCTGATCACACTGCTGTGCCTGTTCATTGTATCGCGATTCATCAAGGAGGGCCGGGATGGCGTCAATACGGCGGCAGCCAATGCCCCGGCAGGTCCTGCTGCTGACACGGCTCTTCAGCCGGGGGAACTTGTTCTTCCCTTGAGCAGACCTGCACGCGTCTCCCTGAAAAAACAGCTGGACCGGACAACGGTCTGGCTGCTGGCGGCCATCTTTTTCTGGTTCGTGGCTTATCAGGGTGTTGAGACGTTGTTCACCTTGTACGGCAAACATCATCTTGGTCTTAGTGAGCAAGCGGCTTCCTTCTCGCTCACCTTCTTTTCGCTGGCATTTGTGATTTTTGCGATTCCGAGCGGCTGGCTGGGCGGGCGGTTCGGGAAGAAACCGGTTATTATTCTCGGGGTATGCGGACTGATGGCGGTATTTGCACTCGTAGGCTTTGCGGAAAATGTGCTGCTGCTGCGTGGTCTGCTGCTGCTGGGCGGAATATTCTGGGCTTGCATCAATATCAATTCTTATCCTTTTGTAGTGGCTACAGGAAATGAAGAGAGTATTGGCACGCGGACCGGAATATATTATTTGGTCTCCTCGCTTGCTGCTATTACATCGCCTCCCCTGCTGGGGCTGCTGATTGACCTTACGGATTACTCTACCCTGTTCTATGCGGCAACCGCCAGTATGGCGTTTGCCCTCGTGTGCCTGCTGCTGATGAAAGGACGTGCCAGAGCAGTGAACACCGTCCATTCCAATAAAGCGTAA
- a CDS encoding MetQ/NlpA family ABC transporter substrate-binding protein, which yields MKIRTLAAAALVGMSVVLGACGNKEAAGADKKDIVVGFGVGTYEEQFRLGIVPILEKEGYKVTIKTFSQNMQVNPAMKEGSIDASIFQSTAYMEGINKEIGADMAVLNFVPSAPQGLYSEKHKSLDEVKDGSVIAIPNDPVNQERAVRILEELGWVKVKPGAGTTDFNLSSVEPDKYQLKLEALDSAQILVSLADVDYGVVNGNYIANAKRQITEALKIENTPEQHRVTVTVNKDDLDTQWAKDLKAAYESKEFEEYIHAQDKYDGFILPDAWANN from the coding sequence ATGAAAATCAGAACATTGGCAGCTGCAGCACTGGTAGGAATGTCGGTAGTGCTTGGCGCGTGCGGGAACAAAGAGGCTGCCGGTGCAGACAAAAAGGACATCGTCGTCGGCTTTGGTGTAGGCACTTATGAGGAGCAGTTCCGCCTCGGCATTGTACCGATTCTGGAGAAAGAGGGCTATAAGGTGACGATCAAAACCTTTTCCCAGAATATGCAGGTCAACCCGGCGATGAAGGAAGGCTCTATCGATGCCAGCATTTTTCAGAGTACCGCGTATATGGAGGGCATTAATAAGGAAATTGGTGCGGATATGGCAGTGCTGAATTTCGTGCCGAGTGCGCCGCAGGGACTGTATTCCGAGAAGCACAAGTCGCTCGACGAGGTGAAGGACGGCTCGGTTATCGCAATACCGAATGACCCGGTGAACCAGGAGCGGGCGGTGCGGATTCTGGAGGAGCTGGGCTGGGTGAAAGTCAAACCCGGTGCCGGAACAACTGATTTCAACCTTAGCAGCGTAGAGCCGGACAAATATCAGCTGAAGCTGGAAGCGCTGGATTCTGCCCAGATTCTCGTTTCGCTGGCCGATGTGGATTACGGAGTGGTTAACGGCAACTATATTGCCAATGCCAAACGTCAAATTACCGAAGCGCTGAAGATTGAGAACACACCGGAGCAGCACCGGGTCACCGTAACTGTCAACAAAGACGATCTGGATACCCAATGGGCGAAGGATCTGAAAGCAGCCTATGAATCCAAGGAATTTGAGGAGTACATCCACGCGCAGGACAAATATGACGGTTTTATACTTCCGGATGCGTGGGCCAATAACTGA
- a CDS encoding GGDEF domain-containing protein — MEARNYMLALSSVLIAALTIYSIYYLSPKFGGKHQKARAIRAVFVILIAGAGLSVMHLLGVQTLSEYAPDRESLFLPLTLYVLTLAGMLFLFSRLHQLLAEREQLKELAYRDSLTGLLNKNGMDHFWDHCKPNEQLAVLFLDLNRFKAINDTLGHHVGDLLLKAVGTTLSQFSSKGKRHIFRIGGDEFVIIAKRCSRKDAEQLALRILEKTTRNYKLEKHELFVSASIGITMSHGRIDRQKLLKEADSAMYNAKQLGSGRYSLHKQGQSASPSNPAGGSASLLHSSASSTNRLGDKQNSMRA; from the coding sequence ATGGAAGCCCGAAATTATATGCTGGCCTTATCGTCGGTGCTCATAGCAGCATTGACCATCTATAGTATTTACTATTTGTCCCCAAAATTCGGCGGCAAACATCAAAAAGCCCGCGCAATCCGCGCGGTCTTCGTGATTCTTATTGCAGGCGCCGGATTAAGCGTCATGCATCTGCTAGGGGTGCAGACCCTCTCGGAATATGCCCCTGATAGGGAAAGTCTGTTCCTCCCGCTCACCCTTTATGTTCTGACGCTGGCGGGGATGCTGTTCCTGTTCTCCCGGCTGCACCAGCTCCTGGCGGAACGGGAACAGTTGAAGGAACTGGCCTACCGGGATTCCTTGACCGGTCTTTTGAACAAGAACGGCATGGATCACTTCTGGGACCATTGCAAGCCTAACGAGCAGCTCGCCGTGCTGTTTCTGGATCTGAACCGCTTCAAAGCGATCAACGACACGCTTGGACATCATGTGGGCGATTTGCTGCTTAAGGCAGTCGGTACCACGCTGAGCCAATTCTCCAGCAAAGGCAAGCGGCATATCTTCCGCATTGGCGGGGATGAATTTGTGATCATCGCCAAACGCTGCAGCCGCAAGGATGCGGAACAGCTGGCGCTGCGGATTCTGGAGAAGACGACCCGGAACTATAAGCTGGAGAAGCATGAGCTGTTTGTTTCAGCCAGCATCGGCATTACTATGAGCCATGGCAGAATCGACCGCCAGAAGCTGCTCAAAGAGGCCGATTCTGCCATGTACAACGCCAAACAGTTGGGCAGCGGCCGCTATTCCCTGCACAAGCAGGGCCAAAGTGCAAGTCCAAGCAACCCCGCCGGCGGCTCCGCCAGCCTGCTCCACAGCAGCGCTTCCAGCACGAATAGACTTGGCGATAAGCAGAACTCCATGCGGGCGTGA
- a CDS encoding phosphodiester glycosidase family protein, giving the protein MKKLSILSLVLTLMLTALPALPASAAAAAPKTAVYVDKDNHAFIPLRFLNGFAGIQAGVGGQTGKEMTLSKNGTTVVLVSGQASASVGGKSVKLSERPFSGNGTTYVPLSLISQTFGLQLVWNKTSASLTIAAGDDSATLPVLSGALISAGSPAAVSSRHTYTVGGRSFPVQMVTVSLLHPALKLDVVLAGNTVGRTEALGSIAKRSGAVAAINGTFFDAYTDAAYKAPYGYIISRGKMLKDSPADKRTVFAYDNNLLAELIPGSQFLARFNAGTVTGAIQAGPRLLVDGKVALNVAAEGFRDPKILTGGGSRSALGLTRDHKLILLTSGGATIPQLAQIMKQAGAYQAMNLDGGASSGLFYSGKYLTSPGRLISNALVVKTN; this is encoded by the coding sequence ATGAAAAAGCTGTCCATTCTATCCCTCGTGCTCACGCTCATGCTCACTGCGCTCCCGGCTCTGCCTGCCAGCGCCGCTGCTGCGGCACCCAAAACCGCTGTCTATGTCGACAAAGACAACCACGCCTTCATTCCGCTAAGGTTCCTGAACGGTTTTGCCGGTATTCAGGCAGGCGTGGGCGGCCAAACCGGCAAAGAAATGACCCTCTCCAAAAACGGGACAACTGTAGTCCTGGTATCAGGCCAAGCGTCGGCCTCCGTGGGCGGCAAGTCCGTTAAGCTGAGCGAACGGCCTTTCAGCGGCAATGGGACAACTTATGTTCCCCTGTCCCTTATCAGCCAAACCTTTGGCCTGCAGTTAGTGTGGAATAAAACTTCCGCTTCCCTTACCATAGCTGCCGGTGATGATTCTGCTACTTTGCCTGTGTTATCCGGTGCTCTTATCTCCGCAGGCTCTCCGGCGGCAGTAAGCTCCAGGCACACCTATACAGTAGGCGGCAGATCCTTCCCCGTACAGATGGTGACCGTGTCCCTGCTGCATCCCGCGCTCAAGCTGGATGTCGTCCTTGCAGGCAACACTGTGGGCAGGACGGAAGCGCTCGGCAGCATCGCCAAGCGCAGCGGGGCTGTTGCCGCCATTAACGGTACGTTTTTTGACGCCTATACAGATGCGGCCTACAAAGCTCCTTACGGCTATATTATCAGCCGCGGAAAAATGCTGAAAGACAGCCCGGCAGATAAACGGACCGTCTTCGCTTATGACAACAACCTTCTGGCCGAACTGATTCCGGGCAGTCAATTCCTGGCGCGCTTCAATGCCGGTACTGTAACAGGAGCAATCCAGGCGGGTCCCCGGCTGCTCGTAGACGGCAAAGTGGCGCTGAATGTAGCCGCTGAAGGCTTCCGGGACCCCAAAATATTAACCGGCGGCGGCTCCCGCAGCGCGCTGGGCCTGACCCGGGACCATAAGCTAATCCTTCTGACCTCCGGCGGGGCAACCATCCCCCAATTGGCACAGATCATGAAGCAGGCCGGAGCGTATCAGGCGATGAACCTGGATGGCGGCGCATCCAGCGGCCTTTTTTACAGCGGTAAATATCTGACCTCCCCCGGACGGCTGATCAGCAATGCGCTGGTAGTCAAAACTAACTAA
- a CDS encoding histidine phosphatase family protein, whose protein sequence is MTTIGLIRHGSTAWNKEGRIQGHTDNPLDEEGLQQAAAIAERLSGEQWDYIYSSDLLRAVQTAEVISKRLGIPVAGKVPGIREMNGGLIEGTTEDERVQRWGSGWKSMDMGLESDESGQQRGSRAIEEIAARHPGKRILIVSHGAILRSSLRKLVPGLDVSELLKNTSITQIVKDNSGWTCALYNCVAHMEAER, encoded by the coding sequence ATGACAACCATAGGCTTGATTCGGCACGGCAGCACAGCATGGAATAAGGAAGGCCGGATTCAGGGGCATACGGATAATCCGCTTGATGAGGAGGGGCTGCAGCAGGCAGCGGCTATCGCCGAACGTCTAAGCGGGGAACAATGGGATTACATCTATTCAAGCGATTTGCTGAGAGCGGTACAGACAGCGGAGGTGATCTCGAAGCGGCTCGGTATTCCGGTTGCAGGGAAGGTGCCGGGGATTCGGGAGATGAACGGCGGTCTGATTGAAGGCACCACAGAAGACGAACGTGTGCAGCGCTGGGGCAGCGGATGGAAGAGCATGGACATGGGGCTGGAAAGCGATGAATCGGGCCAGCAGAGAGGCAGCCGGGCCATCGAGGAAATTGCGGCACGGCATCCCGGCAAAAGAATCCTCATCGTCAGCCACGGCGCCATTCTGCGCAGCAGCCTGAGAAAGCTGGTTCCGGGCCTCGATGTGAGCGAGCTGCTCAAAAACACCTCGATCACCCAAATCGTCAAGGACAACAGCGGCTGGACCTGTGCATTGTACAACTGCGTGGCACATATGGAAGCTGAACGCTGA
- a CDS encoding glycerophosphodiester phosphodiesterase, translating into MNNTINFAHRGASAVCPENTMAAFRKGLELGATGIETDVQMTLDGRLVLIHDESLNRTTNRSGLVKDMTLSEVLEADAGSWFGAEFAGERIPALEELLDLLQGRDTILNIELKNGTYLYPGMEEKVIAAVREYGMSERIVLSSFNHYSLAYCKSLAPEIRTGILYGEGLYRPWDYASSLQADALHAYHLAVLPEFVAGAAEHGVVYHPWTVNDPERMKYLIEAGVAGIITDVPDVLAGLLASRGV; encoded by the coding sequence ATGAACAACACAATTAATTTTGCGCACCGCGGCGCATCTGCGGTCTGTCCGGAGAATACGATGGCTGCATTCCGCAAAGGTCTTGAGCTCGGGGCAACCGGCATTGAAACCGATGTGCAGATGACCCTTGACGGAAGGCTGGTCCTCATTCACGACGAGAGCCTGAACCGCACAACGAATCGCAGCGGATTGGTAAAGGATATGACATTGAGTGAGGTACTGGAGGCGGATGCCGGATCGTGGTTTGGCGCTGAATTTGCCGGAGAACGGATTCCTGCCCTGGAAGAACTGCTTGATCTGCTGCAAGGTCGTGACACCATCCTGAATATCGAGCTGAAAAACGGCACATATCTCTACCCCGGCATGGAGGAAAAAGTGATCGCCGCTGTGCGGGAGTATGGCATGAGTGAGCGCATTGTGCTGTCGAGCTTCAACCATTATTCTCTCGCTTACTGCAAGTCGCTGGCACCGGAGATCCGCACCGGGATTTTATATGGAGAAGGCTTGTACCGCCCATGGGATTATGCCTCTTCTCTGCAGGCCGATGCGCTGCATGCCTATCATTTGGCCGTGCTGCCTGAGTTTGTAGCCGGGGCGGCGGAACATGGGGTTGTCTATCATCCATGGACCGTAAATGATCCGGAACGGATGAAATATTTAATTGAGGCCGGTGTAGCGGGGATTATTACCGATGTTCCGGATGTACTCGCCGGACTGCTGGCATCCAGAGGAGTGTGA
- a CDS encoding VOC family protein, with product MSSLQWDHTVHYINDLEQAVQTFTDNGLAAFPGGSHKLWGTHNALSYFGLNYVEFLAVENRELAESADTANLVVKDAVKLLPEHEGFSRVAIRTDDIEQTAALLQQQGLKLSPIMDGRRLNKQGQWIEWRMLTIGGHFQGLVYPFIIQWKGTDGQRQQELKTAGIIRPHPAGAVEVRAAVFSVTDPAATAAHWSQVIGLPFQNPGSAADGSVSLPIGDKAFVFRQGNGEQMQELLLATDAPGLAGRRIRFGQADYVFTAL from the coding sequence ATGAGCAGCCTCCAATGGGATCATACCGTTCATTATATCAATGATCTGGAGCAGGCTGTGCAGACCTTTACGGACAATGGCCTTGCCGCATTCCCGGGCGGGTCGCACAAGCTGTGGGGCACCCATAATGCGCTGAGCTACTTCGGGCTGAACTATGTGGAATTTCTGGCAGTGGAGAACCGGGAGCTGGCAGAATCGGCGGATACTGCCAATCTTGTCGTCAAGGATGCTGTAAAGCTGCTGCCCGAGCATGAGGGCTTCAGCAGGGTGGCTATCCGCACTGATGATATTGAGCAGACTGCGGCGCTGCTCCAGCAGCAAGGCCTTAAGCTGTCGCCGATTATGGACGGCAGACGGCTGAACAAGCAAGGGCAATGGATTGAATGGCGGATGCTGACCATTGGCGGACATTTTCAGGGACTGGTCTACCCCTTCATCATTCAGTGGAAAGGCACAGACGGGCAGCGTCAACAGGAGCTTAAGACAGCAGGCATTATTAGGCCCCATCCTGCCGGAGCAGTTGAAGTACGGGCGGCTGTTTTCTCCGTTACTGATCCGGCGGCAACCGCTGCACATTGGAGTCAAGTGATTGGCTTGCCCTTCCAGAATCCTGGATCTGCGGCAGACGGCTCCGTATCCCTTCCTATCGGAGACAAGGCGTTTGTGTTCCGGCAGGGGAACGGGGAGCAGATGCAGGAGCTGCTGCTGGCAACGGATGCCCCCGGTTTGGCGGGCCGGAGAATCCGCTTTGGCCAGGCTGATTATGTTTTTACAGCGCTATAG
- a CDS encoding glycoside hydrolase family 13 protein, which translates to MNKQWWKESVVYQIYPRSFQDSNGDGIGDLQGIISRLDYLEQLGINVVWLCPVYQSPNDDNGYDISNYQSIMNDFGTLADWEELLAGLHARGIKLIMDLVVNHSSDEHAWFAESRKSPDSPYRDYYIWRAGKDGHEPNNWGSFFSGPAWEYDAQTDEYFLHLFSRKQPDLNWENPKLRREIYDMMTWWLDKGIDGFRMDVINLISKVPELPSVVKDQEDGERTYHFGGEYFVNGPRVHEYMQEMNREVLSKYDIMTVGEAIGVTPEEAALYVGEDRNELHMLFHFELMEVDSGPGGKWDVRPWKLADIKSIFSKWQTALHGKGWNSLYLNNHDQPRMLSRFGDDKHYPKESAKMLATLLHTLQGTPYIYQGEEIGMTNVKFDSISEYKDIEILNMYKEYRAAGHAEEEIMNSIYVKGRDNGRTPMQWSAEPQAGFTTGTPWLAVNPNYTEINVEQALADPDSIFHYYKKLIELRKSHDIFVYGDYAILAEEHEQVYAYLRTLGEERLLVMLNFFGQPAAFELPACVDFQNKTLVIANYGVQPDEDIRSLSLRPYEARVYRLR; encoded by the coding sequence ATGAACAAGCAATGGTGGAAAGAAAGTGTAGTATACCAAATCTACCCCCGCAGCTTTCAAGACAGCAATGGAGACGGCATCGGTGATCTTCAGGGGATAATATCCCGGCTTGATTATTTGGAGCAGTTAGGCATCAACGTGGTCTGGCTGTGTCCGGTATACCAGTCGCCCAATGACGATAACGGCTATGATATCAGCAATTATCAGAGTATTATGAATGATTTCGGCACACTCGCCGACTGGGAGGAACTGCTTGCCGGACTTCACGCCCGCGGTATAAAGCTGATTATGGATCTGGTGGTCAACCACTCCTCGGATGAGCATGCCTGGTTCGCTGAATCGCGCAAATCCCCGGACAGCCCTTACCGGGACTATTACATCTGGCGCGCGGGCAAGGACGGGCATGAGCCCAACAATTGGGGTTCCTTCTTCAGCGGCCCGGCCTGGGAATATGATGCGCAGACTGACGAATATTTCCTGCACCTGTTCTCCCGAAAGCAGCCGGATCTGAATTGGGAGAATCCGAAGCTGCGGCGGGAAATTTACGATATGATGACCTGGTGGCTCGATAAAGGCATCGACGGGTTCCGCATGGACGTAATCAACCTGATCTCCAAGGTTCCAGAGCTTCCCAGTGTGGTGAAGGACCAGGAGGACGGCGAGCGGACCTATCATTTTGGCGGTGAATATTTCGTAAACGGCCCGCGCGTGCATGAATACATGCAGGAAATGAACCGGGAGGTACTCTCCAAATACGACATTATGACGGTCGGTGAAGCCATCGGCGTCACCCCCGAGGAAGCCGCGCTGTATGTCGGCGAAGACCGGAATGAGCTGCATATGCTGTTCCACTTCGAACTGATGGAGGTCGATTCCGGGCCGGGGGGCAAATGGGATGTGCGGCCATGGAAGCTGGCGGACATAAAGTCTATCTTCTCCAAATGGCAAACCGCGCTGCATGGCAAGGGCTGGAACAGCCTTTACCTGAACAATCATGACCAGCCGCGCATGCTGTCCCGTTTCGGAGATGATAAACACTACCCGAAAGAGTCGGCCAAAATGCTGGCTACGCTGCTGCACACCCTCCAAGGCACGCCTTACATCTACCAGGGCGAAGAAATCGGCATGACCAACGTGAAATTTGACTCTATAAGCGAATATAAGGATATTGAAATCCTGAATATGTATAAAGAATACCGGGCTGCGGGGCATGCGGAGGAAGAAATTATGAACTCCATATATGTCAAAGGCCGCGACAATGGGCGTACCCCCATGCAGTGGAGCGCGGAACCGCAGGCCGGATTCACCACCGGCACACCTTGGCTGGCCGTGAATCCAAACTATACGGAGATTAACGTCGAGCAGGCCCTGGCTGACCCCGATTCTATTTTCCACTACTATAAAAAGCTGATTGAGCTGCGGAAAAGCCATGACATATTCGTGTACGGGGATTATGCGATCCTGGCCGAGGAGCATGAGCAGGTGTATGCCTATCTGCGCACACTTGGAGAAGAGCGGCTGCTTGTCATGCTGAACTTCTTCGGCCAGCCTGCCGCTTTCGAGCTTCCTGCATGTGTGGACTTTCAGAACAAAACGCTGGTTATCGCCAATTACGGAGTACAGCCGGACGAGGATATCCGTTCCCTGTCGCTACGCCCTTATGAGGCCCGGGTGTACAGGCTGAGATAG